A part of Rhinolophus ferrumequinum isolate MPI-CBG mRhiFer1 chromosome 11, mRhiFer1_v1.p, whole genome shotgun sequence genomic DNA contains:
- the TCP11L1 gene encoding T-complex protein 11-like protein 1 isoform X3 gives MSTLLEKRVKEIVHKAFWDCLSVQLSDDPPSYDHAIKLVGEIKETLLSFLLPGHTRLRNQITEVLDLDLIKQQAENGALDISKLAEFIIGMMGTLCAPVRDEEVQKLKNIKEIVPLFRAIFSVLDLMKVDMANFSVSSIRPHLMQQSVEYERKKFQELLEKQPNSLDFVTQWLEEAADDLMNQKYKNALPAGGGASGSDEGPVPNPVAVQNHAYLRLLKWDHLQRPFPETVLMDQSRFQELQLQLEQLTILGAVLLITFSMAASGISSQANFAEKLKMIVKILLTDMHLPSFRLKDALTTIGEKVCLEVSNCLSQCGFTPFTMDKEIVLKGQIQAVASPDDPIRRIMDSRILTFLETYLASGHQKPLPAVPGGLGPVQTELEEVAVKFVRLVNYNKMVFSPYYDAILSKTLVRS, from the exons TTTGGAGAAGAGAGTAAAGGAGATTGTACATAAAGCTTTTTGGGATTGCTTGAGTGTCCAGCTAAGTGATGACCCGCCATCATATGACCATGCCATTAAACTTGTCGGAGAGATCAAAGAG ACTCTCTTATCTTTCTTGCTGCCTGGTCacactagactgagaaaccaGATTACAGAAGTCTTGGATCTGGATCTGATAAAGCAGCAGGCAGAGAATGGGGCCCTAGACATTTCCAAACTGGCAGAATTCATCATTGGCATGATGGGGACACTGTGTGCACCTGTTCGAGATGAGGAAGTGCAGAAACTAAAGAACATTAAGGAAATCGTGCCCCTTTTCAG gGCAATTTTTTCTGTGTTGGACCTAATGAAAGTCGATATGGCGAACTTTTCTGTCAGCAGCATTAGGCCACATCTCATGCAGCAGTCAGTCGAATATGAAAGGAAGAAGTTTCAAGAGCTTTTGGAGAAGCAGCCAA ATTCCCTGGACTTTGTCACCCAATGGTTGGAAGAAGCTGCAGATGACCTTATGAATCAGAAGTATAAAAATGCCCTGCCAGCGGGGGGCGGGGCCTCTGGCTCTGATGAGGGTCCTGTGCCAAATCCCGTTGCTGTCCAGAATCATGCGTACCTGAGGCTCCTGAAATGGGACCACCTCCAGAGACCTTTCCCTGAG ACTGTTTTGATGGACCAGTCTCGCTTCCAagagctccagctccagctggagCAACTGACCATCCTGGGGGCCGTGTTGCTGATCACATTCAGCATGGCAGCCTCAGGAATTTCCAGCCAGGCCAACTTTGCTGAGAAACTCAAGATGATTGTGAAGATTCTGCTAACAGATATGCATCTGCC CTCCTTCCGTCTGAAGGATGCCCTGACCACCATTGGGGAGAAAGTCTGCCTGGAGGTGAGCAACTGCCTTTCCCAGTGTGGATTCACCCCCTTTACCATGGACAAAGAAATCGTGCTCAAGGGCCAGATCCAGGCCGTGGCCAGTCCTGACGACCCCATCCGCAGGATCATGG ATTCCCGAATCCTGACCTTCTTAGAAACCTACCTTGCGTCAGGTCATCAGAAGCCATTGCCCGCAGTACCTGGGGGATTGGGTCCAGTCCAAACAGAACTGGAGGAAGTTGCCGTTAAATTCGTTCGCCTGGTCAACTATAACAAGATGGTCTTCAGTCCCTACTATGATGCAATTCTCAGTAAGACCCTTGTCAGATCCTAA
- the TCP11L1 gene encoding T-complex protein 11-like protein 1 isoform X2, producing MVLAHEIIVNGDFRIKPIELPEDSLEKRVKEIVHKAFWDCLSVQLSDDPPSYDHAIKLVGEIKETLLSFLLPGHTRLRNQITEVLDLDLIKQQAENGALDISKLAEFIIGMMGTLCAPVRDEEVQKLKNIKEIVPLFRAIFSVLDLMKVDMANFSVSSIRPHLMQQSVEYERKKFQELLEKQPNSLDFVTQWLEEAADDLMNQKYKNALPAGGGASGSDEGPVPNPVAVQNHAYLRLLKWDHLQRPFPETVLMDQSRFQELQLQLEQLTILGAVLLITFSMAASGISSQANFAEKLKMIVKILLTDMHLPSFRLKDALTTIGEKVCLEVSNCLSQCGFTPFTMDKEIVLKGQIQAVASPDDPIRRIMDSRILTFLETYLASGHQKPLPAVPGGLGPVQTELEEVAVKFVRLVNYNKMVFSPYYDAILSKTLVRS from the exons ATGGTTTTAGCCCATGAAATTATAGTAAATGGAGACTTCAGGATTAAACCTATTGAATTACCAGAAGACAG TTTGGAGAAGAGAGTAAAGGAGATTGTACATAAAGCTTTTTGGGATTGCTTGAGTGTCCAGCTAAGTGATGACCCGCCATCATATGACCATGCCATTAAACTTGTCGGAGAGATCAAAGAG ACTCTCTTATCTTTCTTGCTGCCTGGTCacactagactgagaaaccaGATTACAGAAGTCTTGGATCTGGATCTGATAAAGCAGCAGGCAGAGAATGGGGCCCTAGACATTTCCAAACTGGCAGAATTCATCATTGGCATGATGGGGACACTGTGTGCACCTGTTCGAGATGAGGAAGTGCAGAAACTAAAGAACATTAAGGAAATCGTGCCCCTTTTCAG gGCAATTTTTTCTGTGTTGGACCTAATGAAAGTCGATATGGCGAACTTTTCTGTCAGCAGCATTAGGCCACATCTCATGCAGCAGTCAGTCGAATATGAAAGGAAGAAGTTTCAAGAGCTTTTGGAGAAGCAGCCAA ATTCCCTGGACTTTGTCACCCAATGGTTGGAAGAAGCTGCAGATGACCTTATGAATCAGAAGTATAAAAATGCCCTGCCAGCGGGGGGCGGGGCCTCTGGCTCTGATGAGGGTCCTGTGCCAAATCCCGTTGCTGTCCAGAATCATGCGTACCTGAGGCTCCTGAAATGGGACCACCTCCAGAGACCTTTCCCTGAG ACTGTTTTGATGGACCAGTCTCGCTTCCAagagctccagctccagctggagCAACTGACCATCCTGGGGGCCGTGTTGCTGATCACATTCAGCATGGCAGCCTCAGGAATTTCCAGCCAGGCCAACTTTGCTGAGAAACTCAAGATGATTGTGAAGATTCTGCTAACAGATATGCATCTGCC CTCCTTCCGTCTGAAGGATGCCCTGACCACCATTGGGGAGAAAGTCTGCCTGGAGGTGAGCAACTGCCTTTCCCAGTGTGGATTCACCCCCTTTACCATGGACAAAGAAATCGTGCTCAAGGGCCAGATCCAGGCCGTGGCCAGTCCTGACGACCCCATCCGCAGGATCATGG ATTCCCGAATCCTGACCTTCTTAGAAACCTACCTTGCGTCAGGTCATCAGAAGCCATTGCCCGCAGTACCTGGGGGATTGGGTCCAGTCCAAACAGAACTGGAGGAAGTTGCCGTTAAATTCGTTCGCCTGGTCAACTATAACAAGATGGTCTTCAGTCCCTACTATGATGCAATTCTCAGTAAGACCCTTGTCAGATCCTAA